The following are encoded in a window of Flavobacterium psychrotrophum genomic DNA:
- a CDS encoding TetR/AcrR family transcriptional regulator, whose amino-acid sequence MTDDTTLEKIKDCAIKLALNEGVFNPSTIEIATAANVSRTLLHYYFKDKKEIHEIICSKAMELYNLKMQPLFTGSDTLYSRIILFAHNAFAISVKYPYLETFLITGMKYNPDLKCFFYVHKSKINALLEEIKNFAPPESLQNLQAEDFLMQLLSVVNLPTHSLQHIFPIAEYRMQCEVFTLHYKELAIKFIEESIERLGLK is encoded by the coding sequence ATGACTGATGACACTACCCTCGAAAAAATAAAAGACTGCGCAATTAAACTGGCTCTTAACGAAGGGGTTTTTAACCCTTCTACAATAGAAATTGCTACTGCCGCTAATGTAAGCAGGACATTATTGCACTATTATTTTAAGGACAAGAAAGAAATACATGAAATAATTTGTTCTAAAGCAATGGAGCTTTACAATTTAAAAATGCAGCCTTTATTTACAGGCAGCGACACGTTGTACAGCCGTATTATTTTGTTTGCACATAACGCATTTGCAATATCGGTAAAATATCCTTACCTGGAAACATTTTTGATAACAGGGATGAAGTACAATCCGGATTTAAAATGTTTTTTTTACGTCCATAAATCAAAGATCAATGCTTTGCTGGAAGAGATAAAAAATTTTGCCCCACCTGAAAGTTTACAAAATTTACAGGCAGAAGATTTTTTAATGCAGCTGCTTTCTGTCGTAAATCTTCCAACACACTCACTTCAACATATTTTTCCTATTGCCGAATATCGGATGCAATGCGAAGTTTTTACACTACACTACAAAGAACTTGCAATAAAATTTATTGAAGAATCAATAGAGAGATTAGGCTTAAAATAA
- a CDS encoding glycoside hydrolase family 2 TIM barrel-domain containing protein — MKKKLLTRFALAFSILPGIAFAQQKPEWQDETVFSVNKEAAHAWFVPYESVEKAKAENPAASKYYQTLNGTWKFKWLKNPGLATDDYFKESYNDKKWDNIPVPADWQQHGYDYANYTNIKYPFEAHVSESGIPTVPVEYNPTGIYRREFTVPKDWDGYQVFAHFGAVNSAFYLYINGQRVGYSEDSKTPAEFNITKYLKPGKNQMTVEVIKWSDASYLEDQDMWRLSGIERDVFLVATPQNRIEDYTVKSLLDTNFKNGYFSLSVDLKSYTNSTVPLSITTRIVNGNSVLFEATKPVTGTTVNFSSVIPDVKPWSAEFPELYELQIELKNGSAVLQAITQSIGFRTVEIKNGNLLVNGKAITIRGANLHEHHDVTGHVVDLATRLKDIEVMKQNNVNAIRTCHYPQDPVFYQLCNKYGIYVLDETNIESHGMGYDMNKTLANKPNWQGAHLYRTQNMVERDKNQPSVIIWSLGNEAGNGTNFYSTYNWIKQNEPTRPVHYERAGKEFNTDIVAYMYYTMPQMEQYAREYKDRPLILCEYAHAMGNSLGNLQDYWNLIYSYDIMQGGFIWEWLDEGLKKTDANGKTYWAYGGDLEPAGTQNDNNFCIDGIVNPDRTPHPGLSELKKVYQPVYFKEADLYSNTIKLINHYAFDDLSNLQLSWELEANGKEIKSGIQETGSVAPGSTKVVVLNLPQISPEPGVEYFVNVYLKSKEARHLVPAGHIVAYEQFKLPLSIAKAFKFNTAQALKQTDSGNNLKIEGNNFSVVFDKKTGWINSLKNKEEILAMPVEPDFWRAPIDNDFGNDMQERCKIWKNLPASFEVKRFRVTQDIPGLVEVAVEYSINDLKGKKAEVNYKIYGDGNIAVSSRFDFNDTKLPEIPRIGFRTRLKGSYENFEYFGRGPQENYIDRNTATLVGLYSSKATEQYFAYERPQENGYKTDVRWATLSNSKGNSVTITSPSNFGTSAMPYSREDFDDGDKKDQRHAKDIIKQNYTEWHFDKKQMGVGGDTSWGAKPHDEYMIYPGIYEFDFVISLF; from the coding sequence ATGAAAAAAAAATTATTGACAAGATTTGCACTTGCGTTCTCTATTCTGCCCGGTATTGCTTTTGCGCAGCAAAAACCGGAGTGGCAGGATGAAACTGTTTTTAGTGTAAATAAAGAAGCTGCCCACGCATGGTTTGTACCTTATGAGTCGGTAGAAAAGGCAAAGGCCGAAAACCCAGCCGCTTCAAAATATTATCAGACCCTTAATGGGACATGGAAATTTAAATGGCTTAAAAATCCGGGACTGGCTACAGACGATTATTTTAAAGAAAGCTATAACGACAAGAAATGGGATAATATTCCTGTTCCTGCCGATTGGCAACAACACGGGTATGACTACGCAAATTATACTAATATTAAGTATCCGTTTGAAGCCCATGTTTCTGAGAGTGGCATACCTACTGTTCCCGTTGAATATAACCCAACAGGTATTTATCGCCGGGAATTTACAGTGCCTAAAGACTGGGATGGATATCAGGTATTTGCGCATTTTGGTGCCGTAAATTCTGCTTTTTATCTTTATATAAATGGCCAGCGTGTGGGCTATAGCGAAGACAGCAAAACCCCGGCCGAGTTTAATATTACAAAGTATCTTAAACCAGGTAAAAACCAAATGACTGTTGAGGTAATTAAATGGAGTGACGCATCTTATCTTGAAGACCAGGATATGTGGAGGCTGTCAGGCATAGAGCGCGATGTTTTTTTAGTAGCTACGCCACAAAACAGGATAGAAGATTACACAGTTAAGAGCTTACTTGATACTAATTTTAAAAATGGTTATTTTTCACTTTCTGTAGACCTTAAAAGTTATACAAATAGCACGGTTCCTTTAAGTATTACAACCCGTATAGTAAATGGAAATAGTGTACTGTTTGAGGCTACCAAACCGGTTACGGGTACAACCGTTAATTTTTCATCAGTCATTCCAGATGTAAAACCCTGGTCGGCAGAGTTTCCGGAACTTTATGAACTTCAAATCGAATTAAAAAATGGTAGCGCTGTTTTACAGGCTATTACACAAAGTATAGGATTTCGCACTGTTGAAATTAAAAACGGTAACTTGCTTGTAAACGGTAAGGCAATCACTATTCGTGGAGCAAATCTTCATGAACATCATGATGTAACGGGCCATGTGGTAGACCTTGCCACAAGGCTTAAGGATATTGAGGTAATGAAGCAAAATAATGTAAATGCCATTAGAACCTGCCATTACCCGCAAGACCCTGTTTTTTACCAACTTTGCAATAAGTATGGTATCTATGTACTAGATGAAACCAATATAGAGTCGCACGGCATGGGGTATGATATGAATAAAACCTTAGCAAATAAGCCAAACTGGCAGGGTGCACACCTGTACCGTACCCAAAATATGGTTGAACGGGATAAAAACCAGCCTAGTGTAATAATTTGGTCATTAGGCAACGAAGCAGGAAATGGCACTAACTTTTACAGTACTTATAACTGGATCAAACAAAACGAACCTACAAGGCCGGTACATTATGAGCGTGCCGGTAAGGAGTTTAATACAGATATTGTAGCATATATGTATTACACAATGCCCCAAATGGAGCAGTATGCACGTGAATATAAAGACAGGCCACTAATACTTTGCGAATATGCCCATGCTATGGGTAACAGTTTAGGTAACTTACAAGATTACTGGAACCTTATTTACAGTTATGATATTATGCAGGGCGGTTTTATATGGGAGTGGCTGGATGAAGGCCTTAAAAAAACAGATGCCAACGGAAAAACCTATTGGGCGTATGGTGGAGACCTGGAGCCTGCCGGTACACAAAACGATAATAACTTTTGTATCGATGGTATTGTTAACCCGGACCGTACACCACACCCAGGTTTATCTGAACTTAAAAAAGTGTATCAGCCTGTATATTTTAAAGAAGCCGATCTTTACAGTAATACCATTAAGCTAATTAACCATTATGCTTTTGACGACCTCAGCAACCTGCAACTGAGTTGGGAACTAGAGGCAAATGGCAAAGAAATTAAGTCTGGCATTCAGGAAACAGGTAGTGTTGCGCCGGGTAGTACTAAGGTTGTTGTACTTAACCTGCCTCAAATTTCCCCGGAACCAGGAGTCGAATATTTTGTAAATGTCTATCTAAAATCTAAAGAAGCCAGGCATTTAGTACCGGCAGGACATATTGTGGCTTACGAGCAGTTTAAATTGCCTCTTTCTATTGCAAAGGCATTCAAATTTAATACGGCACAGGCATTGAAACAAACTGATTCTGGCAACAATTTGAAAATAGAAGGGAACAATTTTTCAGTAGTATTCGATAAGAAGACAGGCTGGATAAATTCACTTAAAAACAAGGAAGAAATATTGGCTATGCCTGTTGAACCTGATTTTTGGCGTGCTCCAATAGATAATGATTTTGGTAATGATATGCAGGAGCGTTGTAAGATATGGAAAAACCTTCCTGCAAGTTTTGAAGTAAAAAGGTTTAGGGTAACACAAGACATCCCGGGACTCGTAGAAGTTGCTGTAGAGTATAGCATAAATGACCTAAAAGGCAAAAAAGCTGAGGTAAATTATAAAATCTATGGTGATGGTAACATAGCTGTATCAAGCCGTTTTGATTTTAATGATACTAAATTACCTGAGATACCCAGGATAGGCTTCCGTACACGCCTTAAAGGATCGTATGAAAATTTTGAATACTTTGGCCGCGGCCCTCAGGAAAACTACATAGATCGTAATACGGCTACATTGGTAGGCTTGTACAGCTCTAAAGCGACAGAGCAGTATTTTGCCTACGAACGCCCACAGGAAAACGGCTACAAGACAGATGTACGCTGGGCTACACTATCAAATTCAAAAGGTAATAGCGTTACAATAACTTCTCCATCAAATTTTGGTACGAGTGCCATGCCTTATTCCCGTGAGGATTTTGATGATGGAGATAAAAAAGACCAACGCCATGCCAAAGACATTATAAAGCAAAATTACACCGAGTGGCATTTTGACAAAAAACAAATGGGAGTAGGCGGAGATACCAGTTGGGGCGCAAAACCACACGATGAGTATATGATTTATCCCGGTATTTATGAATTTGATTTTGTTATAAGTCTTTTTTAG
- a CDS encoding SusC/RagA family TonB-linked outer membrane protein — translation MMKLILISGSENRLKENKRQLFPKILLLFLLGLSAHTALAQSTVTGQVKASDNLSEGLIGASVLNKATGKAVTTDLNGEYFVSASQSDTLVFTFISYKSQSVAVGSQSVINVTLQSDNEQLDEVVIVAYGTQKKVNLTGSISTISSKDLDNRPITQASQALAGLTSGVIVSQGSGRPGADGTGITIRGSGSYGAGGGPLVLIDGLAGSLNDVDPNIIKSITVLKDAASAAIYGSRAANGVILVETKRGTEGKMQVSYNSYAGFQNPTSLPDFVNSAEYAILRNEANANMGQSATYTDAEIQKFRDQSDPDNYPNVPHLKNLLNSGSGFQTNHNLSFMWGNDKIRNLFSTSYLKQDGLVEENNYTKFNFMFNTDTRIKDNLTLKVNMMGYSSETNEPTQLEGGGSMTSIIRYAVRQGPIYAGRKSDGTYGYQDNFSPEAWLDSNSFKKGTNKYFLGGTELAWEPVKGLTISGKVGYMYNAYYDKNYIAEVVFDQYKTVGPNNLNVYSGQGSQVTLQALASYTKTIKNHNFTILAGASQENAENVFINGYRKDFPNNLLSELNAAGAVGMSNSGSASEWAIRSYFGRLNYILNDRYLFEANIRTDGTSRFPSAGRWGVFPSFSAGWIVSEEAFLKDKLSWLSLLKFRGSWGELGNQNVGEYPYQNKVSLGENYSFGGIYTAGAAVNTTSNANITWESTTTTDVGIDASFLGGSLGLTFDYFNKKTNDVLYGIASSSVLGMGTAPVNIGGVRNRGYEIALNFNQQIGDLRFSVSPNFSYIKNEVTELSSGLKEDINSNLFVGQPIGAIYGYVADGLFTDQADVDSYASQPYAAEPGFVRYKDISGPDGVPDGKVDGTYDRKVIGSTTPKYTYGATINANYKGFDFSLLVSGLGGYKKRLDSYEAYAFYNGGQVQRWQADNRWTADNPNRNAEYPKLTSLNGSSGTTMTSTYWLRDASFLRVKNIQIGYTLPESFVKDKLKMERLRFYVGGQNVLSFNKFYEGWDPEMSNGNFYPITKTYTLGINATF, via the coding sequence ATGATGAAACTAATACTCATCTCCGGAAGCGAAAATCGCCTTAAAGAAAATAAAAGGCAGCTGTTTCCAAAAATACTATTGTTGTTTTTATTGGGCTTATCTGCCCATACTGCCCTGGCACAAAGTACCGTAACCGGACAGGTAAAAGCATCAGACAATCTTTCTGAAGGCCTTATTGGCGCTTCTGTACTTAATAAAGCCACTGGCAAAGCTGTTACTACAGATTTAAATGGTGAATACTTTGTATCTGCTTCTCAAAGCGATACACTTGTATTTACTTTTATAAGTTACAAATCGCAGTCTGTTGCAGTAGGTAGCCAGTCAGTTATTAACGTTACACTTCAGTCAGACAATGAACAGCTTGATGAGGTTGTAATTGTGGCATACGGCACCCAAAAAAAGGTAAATCTTACAGGCTCTATATCTACAATATCATCTAAAGATTTAGATAACAGGCCTATAACCCAGGCATCTCAGGCTCTTGCGGGTCTAACGTCGGGTGTTATCGTATCGCAGGGTTCAGGCCGCCCCGGTGCAGATGGTACCGGCATCACTATAAGGGGATCAGGATCTTATGGTGCAGGTGGCGGGCCACTTGTATTGATAGATGGGCTTGCAGGATCGCTAAATGATGTAGATCCAAACATTATTAAGAGTATAACAGTGCTAAAAGATGCTGCTTCTGCAGCAATTTATGGTAGCCGTGCGGCTAATGGTGTTATTCTTGTAGAAACCAAGCGCGGTACAGAAGGTAAAATGCAGGTAAGCTATAACAGCTATGCAGGTTTTCAAAATCCTACTTCGCTGCCCGATTTTGTAAATTCTGCCGAATATGCAATATTGAGAAACGAAGCTAATGCAAACATGGGGCAATCTGCTACATATACTGATGCTGAGATACAAAAATTTCGCGATCAGTCAGATCCTGATAATTATCCGAATGTTCCACATTTAAAAAACCTTTTAAATTCAGGCTCAGGTTTTCAAACCAACCATAACCTGAGCTTTATGTGGGGTAATGATAAAATAAGAAACCTTTTTTCTACATCATATCTTAAGCAGGATGGTTTAGTTGAAGAAAACAACTATACTAAGTTTAACTTTATGTTTAATACAGATACCAGGATTAAAGATAATCTTACGCTGAAAGTAAACATGATGGGGTACTCATCTGAAACTAATGAGCCTACACAACTTGAGGGTGGCGGTAGCATGACGAGTATTATAAGATATGCGGTACGCCAGGGGCCAATTTATGCAGGCAGAAAATCTGACGGTACATATGGTTACCAGGATAATTTTAGCCCTGAAGCCTGGCTGGACAGTAATTCATTTAAAAAAGGCACAAACAAATATTTTCTTGGAGGTACTGAGTTAGCATGGGAGCCGGTAAAAGGGCTTACCATTAGCGGAAAAGTAGGATATATGTATAATGCCTACTATGATAAAAATTATATTGCCGAAGTAGTATTTGACCAGTATAAAACAGTAGGGCCAAACAACCTTAATGTATACAGTGGCCAGGGCAGCCAGGTAACGCTGCAGGCATTGGCATCGTATACCAAGACTATTAAAAACCACAATTTTACCATACTTGCAGGTGCATCTCAGGAAAACGCTGAAAACGTATTTATAAATGGTTACAGAAAAGATTTCCCTAATAACCTGTTGTCAGAACTAAATGCTGCGGGTGCAGTAGGTATGTCTAATTCAGGTTCTGCTTCAGAGTGGGCTATACGATCTTATTTTGGCAGACTAAATTATATACTAAACGACCGCTATTTGTTTGAAGCAAATATAAGGACAGATGGTACTTCAAGATTTCCGAGTGCGGGACGTTGGGGCGTATTTCCTTCATTCTCTGCAGGATGGATTGTTTCAGAAGAAGCTTTCTTAAAAGATAAACTGAGCTGGTTAAGCCTTCTAAAGTTCCGCGGTTCATGGGGTGAATTGGGTAACCAGAATGTGGGCGAGTATCCTTACCAAAATAAGGTAAGCCTGGGCGAAAATTATTCTTTTGGAGGTATCTATACAGCAGGTGCAGCTGTAAATACTACAAGTAACGCTAATATAACATGGGAAAGTACCACTACAACAGATGTGGGTATAGATGCCTCTTTTCTTGGTGGCAGTCTGGGGCTTACATTTGATTACTTTAATAAAAAAACTAATGATGTACTCTATGGTATAGCAAGTTCATCAGTTCTGGGTATGGGAACAGCTCCGGTAAACATAGGCGGAGTAAGAAACAGGGGCTATGAAATAGCGCTTAACTTTAATCAGCAAATAGGAGATTTAAGATTTAGTGTAAGCCCTAACTTCTCATACATTAAAAATGAGGTTACAGAACTTTCCAGTGGTTTAAAGGAAGATATAAATAGTAACCTTTTTGTAGGGCAGCCCATAGGTGCAATTTACGGTTATGTTGCAGATGGCCTGTTTACAGACCAGGCAGATGTAGATAGTTATGCTTCTCAGCCTTATGCCGCAGAGCCGGGATTTGTGAGGTATAAGGATATTAGTGGCCCTGATGGTGTACCGGATGGTAAAGTAGACGGAACTTATGACAGAAAGGTTATAGGTAGCACAACCCCTAAATATACTTATGGTGCTACTATTAATGCTAATTACAAAGGATTTGATTTCTCATTATTGGTTAGCGGCCTTGGAGGTTATAAAAAGAGGCTGGACTCATACGAAGCATACGCGTTTTACAATGGAGGGCAGGTACAACGCTGGCAGGCAGACAACCGATGGACGGCAGACAACCCGAACAGAAATGCTGAATATCCAAAACTTACCAGCCTTAATGGTAGTAGCGGTACTACAATGACGTCTACCTACTGGCTTAGGGATGCAAGCTTTTTGAGGGTTAAAAACATACAGATAGGTTATACATTACCGGAAAGCTTTGTAAAGGATAAGCTAAAGATGGAAAGGCTAAGATTTTATGTAGGAGGGCAAAACGTGCTTTCTTTCAATAAATTCTATGAAGGATGGGATCCTGAAATGAGCAACGGTAATTTTTATCCTATAACCAAAACCTACACATTAGGTATTAATGCCACATTTTAA
- a CDS encoding HD domain-containing protein, which produces MFSDNLLKQLDFIKEIDKVKYIQRKTRLFNSNRNENDAEHSWHLALMALVLAEHSNEPVDILKVVKMVLIHDIVEIDAGDVFIYDTQKNHSNTDQERLAANRIFGLLPESQAQEFVTIWEEFEAGETAEAKFARAMDRLEPLLQNTSNNGGTWREFNVPYKKVYEKKSHIKTGSEVIWNYAENLINESVEKGILKDE; this is translated from the coding sequence ATGTTCTCTGATAACTTACTTAAACAGCTGGATTTTATTAAAGAGATCGATAAGGTTAAATATATTCAGCGCAAAACCAGACTTTTTAATAGTAACAGAAATGAAAATGATGCTGAACACAGTTGGCATCTGGCATTGATGGCTCTTGTATTGGCAGAACATTCTAACGAACCTGTTGATATACTAAAAGTGGTTAAGATGGTTCTTATACATGATATTGTTGAAATTGATGCAGGAGATGTCTTTATCTACGATACCCAAAAAAACCATTCTAATACAGATCAGGAACGGTTAGCGGCTAACCGTATATTTGGATTACTTCCTGAAAGCCAGGCACAAGAGTTCGTTACGATTTGGGAAGAGTTTGAAGCAGGAGAAACTGCTGAAGCAAAGTTTGCCAGAGCAATGGACAGGCTGGAACCACTTTTACAAAATACCTCTAATAATGGAGGAACCTGGAGAGAGTTTAACGTACCCTATAAAAAGGTGTACGAAAAAAAGAGCCATATAAAAACAGGTTCAGAGGTGATATGGAATTATGCTGAAAATTTGATTAACGAGAGTGTTGAAAAAGGAATTTTAAAAGATGAATAA
- a CDS encoding RagB/SusD family nutrient uptake outer membrane protein, whose protein sequence is MKIKFLKHISPAKVLSVIALSVIITGCSDDFLDKQPLDQVSDATFWKNEKDAMLALTGCYDIDAFWAGQDFFNGISLLWLDLAAGEGSEKEHYPDGITDGTLNATNWVTASYWSNTYRKISRCNNFLDHIGDVTMDEQNKAIMTAEIRTLRAYCFFNLALYFGDVPMPEHLLTVEEANSIPQTSKANVWAFVEQELIESYPALPTTRPAADSGRLTAGASLAILGRVQMAQQKWSLAAATYKKIIDSNAYAVYQTGYAQVFWQANENNSEIIWSTQYQEDQYAQVLPQYAYPEAMGGWHQFSPYNELVQSFECTDGKTIEESPLYDWTNPYENRDPRMDFNIMISDRTVFNGTTYVSRPDSNSPDRISRYNWSGYCINKLMDPSFSGNLMNYGGNSIIIRYPEVLLGYLESKLESGEGVTQSVLDETVNLIRNRPGVNMPDVTTADPTQLRAIVRRERKVELAFEGVHYYDILRWGTAAQELNKQFTGMKLTNTPSSYTAYPVDNNGFFIYQKKNFVAGVNELWPIPQTELNINKNLVQNPGY, encoded by the coding sequence ATGAAAATAAAATTTCTTAAACATATATCTCCGGCAAAAGTACTGAGTGTAATAGCCTTGTCGGTAATTATTACAGGCTGTTCAGATGATTTTCTTGACAAGCAACCCCTTGACCAGGTTTCTGATGCTACCTTTTGGAAGAATGAAAAAGATGCTATGCTGGCACTTACCGGCTGTTATGACATTGATGCGTTTTGGGCAGGGCAGGACTTTTTTAATGGTATCTCTTTACTATGGCTAGACCTTGCTGCGGGTGAAGGTTCTGAAAAAGAACATTATCCTGATGGTATTACCGATGGTACGCTAAATGCCACTAACTGGGTAACAGCATCATACTGGTCTAATACCTATCGCAAAATATCCAGGTGCAATAATTTTCTTGATCATATTGGAGATGTAACCATGGATGAACAAAATAAGGCTATAATGACGGCTGAAATCCGCACGCTAAGGGCATACTGTTTTTTTAACCTTGCATTGTATTTTGGCGATGTACCTATGCCGGAACATTTACTAACGGTAGAAGAGGCAAACAGCATACCACAAACATCAAAAGCTAATGTATGGGCATTTGTAGAGCAGGAACTTATAGAAAGTTATCCGGCATTACCTACAACACGCCCTGCGGCAGATAGCGGTCGCCTTACAGCAGGTGCATCGCTTGCAATACTGGGCAGGGTACAAATGGCACAACAAAAGTGGAGTCTTGCCGCTGCAACCTATAAAAAGATAATAGACAGTAATGCTTATGCTGTGTATCAAACAGGATATGCACAGGTGTTTTGGCAGGCAAATGAAAATAATAGCGAGATTATATGGAGTACACAATACCAGGAAGACCAGTATGCACAGGTTTTGCCACAGTATGCTTACCCCGAAGCTATGGGCGGGTGGCATCAGTTCTCTCCGTATAATGAGCTGGTACAATCTTTTGAATGTACAGATGGTAAAACCATAGAGGAGTCGCCATTATATGACTGGACAAATCCTTATGAAAACCGCGATCCCAGGATGGACTTTAATATAATGATATCTGACAGAACCGTGTTTAATGGTACTACTTATGTGTCCCGGCCAGATAGTAACTCGCCAGACAGGATAAGCAGGTACAACTGGAGTGGTTACTGCATTAATAAACTTATGGATCCCAGCTTTAGCGGTAACCTTATGAACTATGGTGGTAATTCTATAATCATTCGCTACCCTGAGGTGTTATTGGGGTATCTTGAATCTAAACTGGAGTCGGGTGAAGGTGTTACCCAGTCTGTGCTCGATGAAACCGTTAACCTTATACGCAACAGGCCTGGTGTAAATATGCCGGATGTTACAACGGCAGACCCAACACAACTGCGCGCTATTGTAAGAAGGGAACGCAAAGTAGAGCTGGCTTTTGAAGGAGTACATTATTATGATATCCTGCGTTGGGGCACAGCAGCACAAGAGCTTAATAAGCAGTTTACAGGTATGAAACTTACAAATACGCCTTCGTCTTATACGGCATATCCGGTAGATAATAATGGGTTCTTTATTTACCAGAAGAAAAATTTTGTAGCTGGTGTAAATGAGCTTTGGCCAATACCGCAAACAGAACTGAACATTAATAAAAACCTTGTTCAGAATCCTGGCTATTAA
- a CDS encoding beta-ketoacyl-ACP synthase III — protein sequence MKNATITALGGYVPTSVLSNEALTKMVDTSEEWIEKRTGIKERRIAEFDQSTSHLAAGAIKDLLQSYDVHPSEIEGVILATATPDSLLAPTAPTVCQLCELDNAFGFDLNSACSGFLYALTMATSMIESGRYKKIIVVGADKMSSIVDYNDRNTCILFGDGAGAVLLEAIESGNGVLNSILRTDGKGTESLLVPGGGSKYPASAESLISGKHYIKQDGSLVFKKAVAAMGSVSRDALTANDFDSEDIDWVIPHQANIRIIKAVSDSLNIPFEKVKVNIEKYGNTTSATIPLCLWDFKEDFKEGQNLLLTAFGAGFTWGATVLTWGVLRPSKSHNYQGNCVEATI from the coding sequence ATGAAAAACGCTACTATTACTGCCCTTGGTGGCTATGTACCCACTTCTGTCCTGTCTAACGAGGCACTTACAAAGATGGTTGATACATCTGAAGAATGGATTGAAAAAAGGACAGGCATCAAAGAGCGCAGGATAGCGGAATTTGACCAAAGTACGTCTCACCTTGCGGCAGGTGCCATAAAAGACCTGTTGCAAAGTTATGATGTACACCCTTCAGAAATAGAAGGAGTAATTTTGGCCACGGCTACACCAGATAGTCTTCTTGCACCTACGGCGCCTACTGTATGCCAGTTATGCGAGTTAGACAACGCATTTGGATTTGACCTTAACTCTGCCTGCAGCGGGTTTTTATATGCGCTTACCATGGCTACATCTATGATAGAGAGTGGCAGATACAAAAAAATTATTGTTGTAGGTGCAGATAAAATGAGTTCTATAGTAGATTATAATGACCGTAATACCTGCATACTTTTTGGAGATGGGGCAGGTGCTGTGCTGTTAGAAGCCATTGAAAGTGGTAATGGTGTTTTAAACAGCATATTGCGCACAGACGGTAAAGGAACAGAATCGTTACTTGTACCGGGCGGTGGGTCTAAATATCCTGCAAGTGCAGAAAGCCTTATTAGCGGTAAACACTATATAAAGCAAGACGGTAGCCTTGTGTTTAAAAAAGCTGTTGCTGCTATGGGTAGTGTAAGTAGGGATGCACTGACGGCTAACGACTTTGATAGCGAAGATATTGACTGGGTTATACCACATCAGGCTAATATCAGGATTATTAAAGCAGTAAGCGACAGTTTAAATATTCCTTTTGAGAAAGTAAAGGTAAATATTGAAAAATACGGAAATACAACTTCAGCGACTATACCATTGTGCCTGTGGGATTTTAAAGAAGATTTTAAAGAAGGGCAAAACCTGCTTTTAACTGCTTTTGGAGCCGGCTTTACATGGGGGGCAACTGTGCTGACCTGGGGAGTATTGCGCCCAAGCAAGTCTCATAATTACCAGGGCAATTGTGTAGAGGCTACTATCTAA